The DNA region CTTGAAGTCAACCGCGACAAGGTCCGCCAGTTGGGACTCGCCCTGCCTCAGCAGGTGACCATCACTCCACAGGCTTCGCCGACCACTACTAGCAGTAGTACAAGTACCGGCACTGGCACTGGGACCGGTACAACATCTTCGAACTTCACACTCAACTCGCTCGCCCATCTGAACGCCACGAACTTTGCGGTGGGCATCAGCGGCGCCACGCTCGATGCTCTCCTAAATGATGCCGACACTCGTGTCCTGCAGAATCCAAGTATTCGAGCGACCGATGGTCAGCGGGCCCAACTCAAAATAGGCCAACGAATCCCTATCGCAACCGGTTCCTATAACGCCGGAGTCTCCACCGGAATTGCGAGCATCGGCGTGCAGACGCAGTTCACCTTCATTGATGTCGGCGTCAACATCGACATGACGCCAACGGTCCACTACGACAACGAGATAAGCCTCAAGATGAAGGTCGAGGTCTCGTCGCAGCAAAGTTCGGTCACTATCTCGGGCGTCACCGAACCGATCATTGGGCAGCGTGTCATTGATCAGGTGATTCAGCTTAAGGAGGGTGAGCCCAGCATTCTCGCCGGGATTCTCACCACACAGAACAATCTCACGGTCAATGGCACCCCGGGTATCGGCGAGCTACCCATCTTCAAGTACTTCTTCTCCTCTCGCAGAACAGAGAAGCAGCAGGACGAGGTCGTCTTTCTGCTCATTCCTCACATCGTCCGTGAGTCCGTTCTTAGCCGCCTGAACACCCGTGCCATCGATACCGGCACAGGTCAGTCCATCGAACTGCGGCACACCGATGCGGCGGAGCAGGCTGCCATGGACATAGGCAATCCGGGATTCGTGAACCCGAAGTCTCCCTCCACTGGTCCGGCGACCAGCGCCGCCAATGCGGCGGCGGCCATGGTGCAGCAGATGCAGAAGCAGGCGCAGCCTCTGACGCCGCCAGCTTCAGCCATTGCTCCAGGCGGTCCTCCTGTCAGCCTCAGCGTGGTTGCGCCGGTTTCGGCACAGACGGTTGGAAGCACCTTCCAGGTAGCGGTGATGCTCGGCAACGGGCGCGATGTTTATTCCGTTCCTTTGCAGATGCAGTTCAACCCGAAGGTTCTTCAACTGGTCAACGTCGATACGGGCAACTTCCTCGGACGTGACGGTCAGGCCGTGGCGCTGGTGCATCGGGACGACGGCAACGGACTCGTCACCATCTCCAGCTCTCGTCCCCCGAATGTCTCCGGTGTAAGCGGGCAGGGAAGCCTGTGCACGCTGACCTTCAAGGCCGTTGCGGCAGGAGACTCCAACCTCGCGCTGGTAAAGGTTGGGGCACGCAATAGCGCGCAGGCCAATCTTCCGGCCGTCGGTTCGCAGGCCGTGGTGCATGTGAAGTGATTGTGCGTAACAACCCGGCCCTGATAAAAGATCTGGGTGTCCCGCGTCCGGTCGGTGAG from Edaphobacter paludis includes:
- a CDS encoding cohesin domain-containing protein, whose product is MVYSPERNSLAGTAFTGSALHSALMETGVYSGRRRTLHGVKDANGSSMGRGKSSTIKVPAFAFQAYLFLFLVSGFVFFSPASAQAQSAKKWEKRGQDAEVRQDYDTAYEDYRQATLKDPKDLTYKAHFERMRFQAGVSHIDRGRVLHQSGDLAGALNEFLRAREIDPSNETAQQEIDLLQHPEAASHTPPVPSPSGAVSGTPDTRQSEIVNELNSVAGPIQLKPVSDDPITLHAVEDVKVIYQAIGKLAGLNVIFDPDYTSKRIPIDLTNVTLSDALRIVGTEAGTFYKPVTTNTIFVAANTRTKRAELDEEAVQTFYLTNASQQSDANEVLTAIRNLLDPTTKVNLVPSQNAIVIRSTPDQLLLAQKLINDLDRARPEVVVDVAILEVNRDKVRQLGLALPQQVTITPQASPTTTSSSTSTGTGTGTGTTSSNFTLNSLAHLNATNFAVGISGATLDALLNDADTRVLQNPSIRATDGQRAQLKIGQRIPIATGSYNAGVSTGIASIGVQTQFTFIDVGVNIDMTPTVHYDNEISLKMKVEVSSQQSSVTISGVTEPIIGQRVIDQVIQLKEGEPSILAGILTTQNNLTVNGTPGIGELPIFKYFFSSRRTEKQQDEVVFLLIPHIVRESVLSRLNTRAIDTGTGQSIELRHTDAAEQAAMDIGNPGFVNPKSPSTGPATSAANAAAAMVQQMQKQAQPLTPPASAIAPGGPPVSLSVVAPVSAQTVGSTFQVAVMLGNGRDVYSVPLQMQFNPKVLQLVNVDTGNFLGRDGQAVALVHRDDGNGLVTISSSRPPNVSGVSGQGSLCTLTFKAVAAGDSNLALVKVGARNSAQANLPAVGSQAVVHVK